Part of the Ctenopharyngodon idella isolate HZGC_01 chromosome 8, HZGC01, whole genome shotgun sequence genome, GCTTAACGTGACATAAAACTGGAAGTGCAATACCACAGTATGACACTGCTGTAGGCCTGAGGTGTTTAGCATTAGCTGGCTAAAGACAACAACATGGGTTTATTCACTTTATTTaggtttattaaattatatcttATATGCTATATACTACTACAGTATCCAATGGGACAAAAATTGGAAGTGTTTTGTTTGACTAATGTAACTTTATGTATTTCTAGAAGTTCTGATAAATGAGGTCGCTTCTTCTGGTATGTTTTGTTGGATTATTTTTTTGGACTTCTGTAATATCACTGAAGATCTGTGCCTTCAACATTCAGAGCTATGGGGAAGCAAAGGCCAGCAATAAGAGAGTTATGGAGATTTTGATAAAGGTACAAAAAAATTTTTAAGATTAAATGTATGTCTCTAtctaaaaacatctttaaatgcTTGAATTTCTAAAAAGCTGTTTATTTACGTATTTTTGGAATTTCTAGATAATTTCTCGCTGTGACCTGAGTTTGATTCAGGAGGTTCGAGATTCTAGAGGCAAAGCCGTATCTGCACTGTTGATGAACCTGAACAGGTATATTCATTGTGTCACTGATGTATGCgactaattaaaataaaatatcacaatttttttattttccttccTCCAGGTTTGACACATCTCACATTTACACCCATTTAGAGAGTAAAAGAATGGGGAAGAAAACATATAAAGAGCAATATGTGTACATTTACAGGTAATGAAATGACTAAAATGTGTGTTATGTGCacaaatgttaaagggttagttcacccaaaaatgaaaataatgtcatttattactcaccctcatgtcgttctacacccgtaagaccttcgttcatcttccgaacacaaattaagatattttgattaaatccgatggctcagtgaggcctctattgagagcaaagccattcaaactctcaaggtccataaaggtactaaaaacatatttgaaacagttcatgtgagttcagtggttctatcttaatattataaagcgacaagaatactttttgtgcaccaaaaaaaaaaacaaaataaagacttttcaacaatatctatatgggcagatttcaaaacactgcttcagagctttacgaattgaatcagtgaatcggagcgccaaagtcatgtgatttcatcagttcagccgtttgataggagatccgaatcactgattcgaaacaaaagattcataaagctcagaagcagtgttttgaaatcggcccatatagatattgttgaaaagtcgttattttgttttttcttggtgcacaaaaagcattcttgtcactttataatattaagatgatcaaataataattaagattaaatatgtttttagtacctttatggaccttgagagtttgaatggctttgctctcaatagaggcttcactgagccatcagatttcatcaaaaatatcttgatttgtgttccgaagatgaacgaaggtcttacgggtgtagaacgacatgagggtgagtaataaatgacattattttcattttttggtgaactaaccatcTAACACAAGCGAAGTATCTGTAGTGAACATACCTGAATACTGCAATGAGGAACTCATCCAGCACATGCTGTGTTCACAGAAAAGACATGCTACAGGTGCAAGAGCAATATCAGCACCCAGAGTTCAATGAAACTGTGTTCTCCAGAGAGCCGTTCATCATAAGGATCCATTCTCCCACAACCTGTACGTCACATAAACGTTCCACAGAGTATTTCTAGtacctggaaataaaataacacattactGCACAATGATTATCTCAGATACATTTacattgaatctgattggccGTATCATCTTACAGTGGTGAAGAACTTTGTCCTCATTGGTCAGCACACCTGTCCTAAGAATGCAATGAAAGAAATGGAGGCACTTTATGAGATCTTCCAAACAGTCAGGAAGAAATGGAAAACTGAGGTACACCAAtctcataaaatatatattagatatatattatgatagaacaatagacagAATGAGATTGTATAAAAACCTTTTACCTTTCTTATCTAGAATGTGATGTTCCTAGGGGACTTGAATGCAGCCTGCAGCTATGTTACCAATAAAGGGCTGAAAAACGTGCGTCTCAGGAGTGACCCAACGTTCCACTGGTTGATCAGAGATGAACAAGATACTACAGTGCGTGAAAAAACACGCTGCGCTTATGACAGGTCTTACTTTCTTAGCAAACCTACACAATAACAATAGGGGCAATAGAGCGCTGCAGGAATTACATAATTTTGTAGGCCAGCCCGGAAGTTAGCATCACACTGGTTTCTGACAAAAGCCAAAAGGATTTTTCCATTGACTTTTAGATTATTCAAGAAAATGACCAACAAATGTTTATGATTCTAACACGTTTTAATCATCAAGATAATTTCCACAAaagaacacaacttttatgaattttaaagcctaaatacaatcggcaaaaataaaaagctaaacgtaggctataaatgaactacgccacagtcacatgactcacCACCGCTAAGCTTCTggcaactctttcagtctttatttaaaatcaacAAGTTTGAGTGGTTAGTGAGGTGATGAGTCTTCCTGTTCGCTGTGATAATGTTTACTGTACTGTCATTTTGCAAATGCCTTTTTCAAGATATGAGTGGGGTATTACtgatgtgttttatgtcataaaaTAAAACGTTAAAATATcatgagcttgtgttaaccacagaccttatttcagtcATTTAACCAAAACCCCTCTTAAAAAACCCACTGACTTCGGAACAGTGGAAACAAGTTCAAAAATGCAGCATTTACAGGTTTTAGGACTCattcctgcagcactctatagcATCCTGAGTCTAAACTACAGTTACCAGTTTCAAAAAGACATgctaatgtatttttgttagtCTAACAGTCCAATCTTTCTGAAAATCCCCTTTAGGATAATTATTCATGGCAAAGAACTAATTTCAGGGATAGTTCCGGAATCTGCTCAACCGTTCAACTTCAAACAAGAATTTAATCTATCTGAGGAAGAGGTAAACAGTAGTGCAAAACAGAGTTGATAATTcataaacaatgtttaaattttctttctttattttttgcatttaggCTTTGGAAGTCAGTGACCACTATCCTGTAGAAGTGGATTTAAAAGCAAACCATCGCTACCTCCTGCGCCACGAACTGTAAAATGATGAATATCTGCACATGCCATATAATTATCAGCCTGATACTGTGctaatttactggtatttgtacTGTGATCCAGTATCAACATCTGATACTATGCAGTGTGTGTACAATGTTGCCATGCAagttttaaattataaagttgtaaatattgatatttttattacaaaaatgcatcggtttgcttcaaaaggcctttattaactccctggagccgtgtggattacttttatgatggatggatgcgcttttttgggcttcaaaatacaACGCCCCATTCACTACTATTCTCaagcttggaaaagccaggatatattttaatataactccgattgtgttcgtctgaaagaagatagtcatatatacctatgatggcttgagggtaaatcatgggataattttcatttttgggtgaactatccctttaactgatgctgctgagaaaaaaatgtgaatggATAAGAGTCACGGAAAATAAAAGCACTTGCCAAGTTATTATATTGTACATTATGccagaaaaaaaagagttgtGAGTTTACTACACTATTTAAGCCATTTTGGCATCTTTacccaattaattattttacaaattatttaaaatgattcaagaatttatttgatttatgatGCTTTGTTGTCCTGCTAGGTGTCCTGTATTTGATGTTGTTAATGGTGAAgatgattaaataataaacacaatgtCCTCATATTGCCAGTCTCATTTTAATACTTGAAATTGTAAGAAAATCTAATAGACAGATTAAATCCACAAAACTCACTAAAAAAGAAACCTCTCATAATGGAAATCGATCATCTTTTTCATcttaaaaacaccttttacattGTCTGAGGTGCCTGCAAGGAAGCGTTTGCATAAATATACTGCGTTactcatgagaaggatgcatCAATTTAGAGGAGATATGCTGTGGTTGAGCTACTCAAACCGCAACCTAGAAAATGTCAAACAAGGCTGCGCTCATGCAGCAgtagcgcacacacacacacacacacacacacacacacacacacacacacacacacacacacacacaaacacacacaaacacacgcacagcACAGAAATACTAAGATGTAATAAATCAAGTAGGTTGACACAACTTTTGATTCTTGTATTTAACAACTTTAATGTACATTTCATGCTAATTTAGCAGTTTTTGTTCAGTACCTGTTCAATTCTGTGATGTTTCTAGTCATGTACTTGTTGTTATGGCCCTATTTAAACAGGAAGCAGCTATGACATGATGCGGCACGCATCATATACGCTCATTTTGTCAAGAGGTGGAACATTCAGAGTGTCTGTCATGTCTGCATCTGATTTTGTCTGTACGAGGTGAAATTATTATGATTAACACGTCCTGTTGTCAAAAACAAGATGGAGCAAAACATTGCAGATTTTCTGAAGGACGCATTCCCAGGTAAGATTTTTGTGTGAGACCTTTTGTGTAAtgaagcagtaaaaaaaaattgtagccAACTGTGAATATCGTCATTTTCACCACTAAACCATTTTATTCCataaatattttgactttttaccTTAAGTCAATATAagaaaagtctgtaaaaatacagtacttTGTTAATATAAGGGAATTTTCTGGTTTGATTTTTCATCTGTGTTTTAaccatatttttaattacaccttgcattatgtttaaaataaaaacagagacAAACTTTGAGGATCTACACTTTGATGAAGACAGTGCAACAGCACACAGTGTTAATGTACCTCAAAATGAACCAGACATGGAGGACGACAACAGTCACAAAGAATCCAGTGGATCTGAGTCTGACATAGATTTCGAGTGGACAAATAGGGAAGAGGAAACTAAGAACTGTTCTGAAAACAATAGGAACTTCTCGTTTGATGAACAAAGCATGAAGGCAGGATCTATGCTCTGTGGTTCATGGGATGATGACGATACAGATGAAAATAAGACACAAACCCAAAACCAGCAATTAAGCTTGCATGATGAGGAATGCAGAGAGAATGAACTCGAGGTACATCAAATGAACAAGGAACAAGCTGAAGATGTCAGTGTGCTAGAAAAAACGGTTCTTCCAAAAGTAACTCACTATGACCTGGAAACGATGAGCACAGAGACAACATCACATCTACTGTCCTACCAGTTGGTGGATATACCTGAAAATGAGAGCTCAACATCCAAAGAGGATAGAATGGAGCTTGGCAGCACTGAGGAACATGTCCTTCAGCATGCACCAGATGATAATACGCTTGATTGTTTTAGTGCCATAAAGTCAACATTGCAAGATTGGCCAGTAGCATCAAAGGAGGTCCAGTCTGCGGATGAGATGAAAGAGTTTACAGAAGAAGATCATGAAAATCATGAAAGAGAAGAGGAAGGTTTAGCAGAGTACCCCTCTGATTTGTCTCAAAGTGATAGTGGGGACAGCAGTGAAGGTCATGAGGGTGAACAACCCAACCACATGGACACCAAGCTAGATGAGGTGCAGGTTGTAGATCTGGGTTGTTCCTATGAGATGAAGAACCATGAAGAACCTCCACTGAGTTACAAAGATGTAACTTCTAGGGATGATGATGTTCAAAGGAAAGATGAATGTATGCTTACTTATGTCAAGAATGAGGATCTGGATGTGGAGAAATCTGACGATGACATACTGTTCCAGACAAAGCAGGACAGTATTAGGGATGATGAATATAACAGTGAGATTTCAAACACTGGGGAAAGTTCTGATTTTGGAATCTCTGCGAATTTCCAATTCAATTCCAGTGAATCTTACATG contains:
- the dnase1l1l gene encoding deoxyribonuclease I-like 1-like isoform X1, with the protein product MRSLLLVCFVGLFFWTSVISLKICAFNIQSYGEAKASNKRVMEILIKIISRCDLSLIQEVRDSRGKAVSALLMNLNRFDTSHIYTHLESKRMGKKTYKEQYVYIYRKDMLQVQEQYQHPEFNETVFSREPFIIRIHSPTTLVKNFVLIGQHTCPKNAMKEMEALYEIFQTVRKKWKTENVMFLGDLNAACSYVTNKGLKNVRLRSDPTFHWLIRDEQDTTVREKTRCAYDRIIIHGKELISGIVPESAQPFNFKQEFNLSEEEALEVSDHYPVEVDLKANHRYLLRHEL
- the dnase1l1l gene encoding deoxyribonuclease I-like 1-like isoform X2; protein product: MEILIKIISRCDLSLIQEVRDSRGKAVSALLMNLNRFDTSHIYTHLESKRMGKKTYKEQYVYIYRKDMLQVQEQYQHPEFNETVFSREPFIIRIHSPTTLVKNFVLIGQHTCPKNAMKEMEALYEIFQTVRKKWKTENVMFLGDLNAACSYVTNKGLKNVRLRSDPTFHWLIRDEQDTTVREKTRCAYDRIIIHGKELISGIVPESAQPFNFKQEFNLSEEEALEVSDHYPVEVDLKANHRYLLRHEL